The Mytilus edulis chromosome 4, xbMytEdul2.2, whole genome shotgun sequence nucleotide sequence taattatagCTCTTTCAGACCCTAAAAAATAAACCGAGTAAGGTAGAATGAAAACATTTAGTCCATTCCAGCAGTTACAAAGAATGGTTAATCAATTCAAGCATGTACCTGTTTTATAATAGTGCTCGAGGATTTACTTTTTATACAAACCATTTAAACTGTTTTAACAACTAAACATTTTAGTCCATAATCGATTAGAATTGGAATTTGGTTTTGggaattttgtttataaaatatgaaattaaagaattttgttCTGAAGTTTAGTTTAGTTACATTGTTTCCGTCACAAAAGAAAATGTCTGAGGCCTCGATAATTCAAGTGTAGCAACCTCTTAAAAAGTCTAGTGTAGCAGATCCCCAAATTTCGACGAAGTCTATTCACGTACGGTACACATGTATCGTGAAATCATGGATACGTATACATTACCTCCCGACAACTAGCAATTCCCCATCAGAAGCTCCTGCTCTAATACGCTTCCATATATCCATTGTAAATATGGTACTTGAACTGTTAAACACTGATGTTAGGGAACTCATTAAAGCAGCCATCATGGCCGCCAACATAAGTCCGCGTAGTCCtacaacataataaaaacaataagacAGACCACAGATATGGAGGTATCGCATACGAAGTATGTTGTTTTATGCATTACATTTCTATCGCTGAATATCAGGCATATCACCAGGTACAATGCAGCCTCCAGATAAAATGGAATCATTATAACTTGGAGCACACACTATATGTGGCGAAAgtcattgttttatttcttctttttataatcaatttattttaaagtcTTTTTAGAACTAgctaaatttcaaacaaatattgttTGCAGACACCCTCCATCGTTGATTTGAATGTATCTACTTGAACGATTAGGATCTTTTTATTgacaaatgaatattaaaatagataatataaGGCATTTATAAAAGATTACCTTCAGGCATCAACTCAACTACAAGTTTAGGATAAGCTATGTTAGTACAGCCTGCTTCATTGTCACAAACTATCTTACACACAGCTGGATCAACACATGCAATCTGATCTGAAAAGTAACAATACATCTAACATACAGCTGGATAAACGCATTTAATGTAATCTGAAAATTAACAATATATCTAACATACAGCTAGATCTACAAAGGCAAATTGGTCTAAAATGTTATAATTTACAATTACACTCAACTGAATTAACACAAGCAATAGgatatgaaatgttttacatcTATTTGAAATACAGCTGGAtctatagatatagaaagatgtggtatgagcgccaatgagacaactctccctccaagtaacaatttataaaagcacACCATTAAAgttcaaggtacggccttcaacacggagccttggctcacatcgaacagtgCATGCAATGTGATCAAAAGGGAAACAAACCATCCAACATACAGCATGATCCACACAAGAAATAAGTActtaaatgttatgaaaatatataaagtaaagcCAATCTTAAATTaactacagtggagatcactccttaaacctctcattagaactgtcagaataatctgtcatagaactgttcgaAACTGTCCTAGACCAGTTCTTCCCTTGCAGTGTTCTGAGAAAAACTGTCAGGAGCAGTTCTAAGGTGGAACTATCTAAacctgttctaagtagaactacCCAAATCAGTTCTAGTCGACAAACTGTCAGCAGGTCTTACCAAATCAGTTCTTACCgcagaactgtcagcagaacttaTGAAATccgttctaaccgtagaactgtcagcagagtCTCTGAAACTGTTCTAgccttaaggtggtatgggtgtcttcctccatcttggattgttaaaaacagagaaccaaaggtccagcttttctatcaagttagcaaaatttgatgcagaaaTGCAGATATGttatgtgaattttcatttaaaagaatcaatttataagaatataacttattaatattgatatatttgcaaataataaatatttttggttgtttgaaagaaagaaaaaaatgggcATTTTaaagggaggtaactctaaaaccgtgcattttctgaaggattatacatggaattttcctattttgtattttagccgggaaaaacgtacggtgaccctatcttttcttttgatattctcaaagcattgtatgaaagctatcttttccttaatataagtatttaacaattctatcattttgtttagtttctaatcacaaaattgtgttttttcctctataatccatacaaaatgtttcattttgtcacgccctgtagcttgagaaaatgcacggtgacctatcatttttattacatttttcaacatatatcaatagatactacattttggtaaagtatgaacaaattctatcatttttattttagactcccataccaccttaagactGACCAAACCAGTCAGGATTGTAGAACGGTTCTAAATGACGTCTCTGCAGTTAGGGCATCTCATTGGTCACAAGTCAGTGGTATTATTATCGTTTGTCAGCAGAACTTACGAAATctgttctaaccgtagaactgtcagcagagtGTCTGAAACAGTTCTAGCCGTAAGACTGACCAAACCAGTCAGGATTGTAGAACGGTTCTAAATGACGTCTCTGCAGTTAGAGCATCTCATTGGTCACAAGTCAGTGGTACTATTATCGTTGATAAAGCCACATGCAaactattaatatatatattatattcttttgacttatttatatatatatatgtaagacaaAGAGGTCTTAAAACTGTTTTATTAATAGAACTGACTAAATAAATTTTAGTCGTAGAACTGACCAGTTCAGTTATAATCGTGGaactgttctagtcgtagaactgtccTAACCGTAGAATTGTTCTAGACGTAGagctgtctaaaactgttctagggtagaactgtcaggatcggTTCTAgttagaactgtctaaatcagttcaaGGTATGACTGACCAAATCAGGTTAGAACTATTCTAGCTAAAACTGTTTAAAAGGTATCAggatgacagttctacatactgaccttgaacagttctcctgacagctACTGACAGATTTGATGACAGGTTAGAAGTGATCGCTACTGTATTTTGATGAGGTTTTGTATACAGCTAAATTGCAATATAGTATATGCTGTTTTGTTGTCAAGTCAATAATCTAGACAACTACGAgtttaaattgatatattttcaatGCCCAACCACAAAACAGTCGTAATGCAGCATCTGAGTCCACATTTTCGTTTCTTTGTTgcgatgaacatgatgaagattTCAGTTTCCCTTGTGAAACGCCTTGTcgttatgaaattaaaaaagtacaatacatcaataaaaaaaattgcatcagTTAAAATGTTAGTAAAAAAGACAAATTCTAAATACATACCTGTGTACAAAATTCTACTTATCATTCCGGGAAACACTGTGGTAAACAATGGCAAAATTTTCAAATATGCTGCTAATATTGAACCTCCTTTTACATGGTGCATGTTTTTAGCCGCAAGGGACCTTTGTACCAGAACCTAAATGTATATAATCAAATTACAATGCTAATAATTAAAGAAAGTActacagaaaaacaaatattacatcgATAAATATGGAAACGAAACCGACTAAGAGGTTACCTACATTTAGGTGTTGCAAATTTTGTCTTGCTAAAGATCTAAATGTTTAGCACTTAGGATAATTATTGTGAAAATAACAGATTTTGTCCATGtttacatataaacatataatgTCATGTGTTACCTGGTCTGAACAGAAGTACCAACAGCTAAGTATAGAAATGCCAAAAACATTTCCTGGCCAAGGAATGTCTCCTGTTACAGCATCTCGTAGTAAATGAAAAGCTTCGTCAGTAGGATGACCACAGGTAGAATTGTCAATTAGAGGGGTTGGTAATGCTTCAGGATACAGTACGTAGATCTTCTCCAGCCCACCAACTTTGATAAAGGCTACGAAAGAAGTGAAGTGATCTATGAAACGTGTTTATACACAATGAATACTACAAAGGttggttttaaaattaaatcttaAGGAAATGTTTTAACATTCCAGCAGTACCTAAAAATGGAGTATAAATTTACAAGTTGATACAATATTTCTGTGTTTGCGTTCAAGTAATATTTTGCTTGAAGGAGAGTTGCTGTTTACAATGCATCAATGATTTGAAGTCATTCCTTCAAAAGTTTAACTGACCCCATCATAAGTTGGTCGTTACCGTTATGTGATAAATGTGTCACAGATGACAACGGTCGTGCTTCAATCGATGCAGCCTTATTCTCCTTCTCGAGTGCGACACCACTGGgtgaaatatgaaaattatcacgGAATGCGTACCTTGTGAGCAAAATCGAGGCGGAATATACAAAAGTGATATTAAATCTCCTTAGTCGATGAAACAAACAGCAGCATACAAAATCAAACAACATATATAAACTTAGAAATGAGCTATataaaccccaccaaaacttACTAGCATTAAAACACCTCAATAGGGgactttttgtacttttttaaaaACGTCACGCTACAAAAACAGAATAGTGATTTTACAAATGTACATACCTAGCACCATAAGAACAATAGCTCCGGCAACCATGATGACAGTCTGAAGAGTATCCGTATAAATAACAGCTTTAAGTCCAcctaaaaatgataataaaagtcATAGTACATGCTAATTCGTTGATACACAAGTTCAatcaaaaatattgtaaaatcaaTTCGGAAATAGAACATGTCAGGAACGGGATAAATGATAtgttggtacctttgataactatatatacacCATATAACGATGAACAAGGTAATAATAACCTGAATTTATCAATAACGTTTAGACAACTTTCAATCAGCAATGAATGACTTATTTGCTGATGATTTAAAGAAAAGTAACTAAATCTAAGAATTAATAATACACCTGAATTTACTTACTTTTACTTACCAGAAATTGTATAAATAGCGGAGATCGCCAACAGTACTATAACACCGGTATAAAGATCCCACCCTACTGCTTGTTGTATAAATATTGAACCTGCATACATATCTACCTGTAATGTGACCATATATAATGCTGACAAGTCAGTTATACTGCATTGAATTTGTTCGGTCTCAAAGATACAATGTGATACTCAAATTTTCATAATTCAAAATGATACACaaaatttttaataacaaaagtccttattttgttatgttttcgATACTGTTTCAGCAGATATATTTATTGTATGTAGAAGAATTTGGCAGTGCCtctatttctttttaaaacactTTCCAAATCTACATGTTAAATTTTTTAGTAGACCATACCAAGACTCGGTGGTTAATCCACTTGTAACAATGTCTTTATGGTCTGAAATAATTACTTACAGATATTTTTGTGAAGACGTATATAATAAGAGACAACACAGACATGTACACTTGAAGTCTTTGTCCTCCAAAACGTTTCTTCAAATATTCTGGTAAGGTAAACACctgttaataaaataaatactaaatgttttgataaattttgtccGTCCTTGCTTCTATATAAAAGTAAGCTAATTATCTTATAGGAGTAGTAGCTGATTGACCTTAAACCTTGTTAGAACGACAATTTTTGTCTTACATGTACTTCATCTTTTTTTATCGACACGAGGTGTATGTAACATTTTGATAAGTTTTGACAATTTGAGGAATTACGGTTTCCCTTTATGTTGGATTTATCAAGGGCGTGCATCATTTGTCAGAAATAAGTGCACCATACCCATAGGGATATGAATAATAACACAAAGTTGACTGCTGTATCATTATTTTCGAGAGTTTTATCTTAataattatgtctgtttgttttgttcacacatcgttgtcaatataatataatttaatgTAACTGTCATACAAACTAGAAGGttacctagctataaaaccaggtttaatccaccattttctatataagaaaatacctgttccaagtcaggaatacgacaccTATTTTccgtttgtttgatgtgtttgggtttttgattttgccatttggttacaGACTTTCCATTTTTGATTTTCCTCGCGGGAGttcgttttttgttgtttttattttacttgtacatgtagtataatcAACTTGATGAATTTGGTAGTTTGTATGTCCTATTTATGAGGCATGATTGCATAATATCAAATCAAAGCTAGAATctatattattataaattaaacacGTCGAATATGATATATATGATTTCCCTTTTAAAGCACCCTCATTTTCCAACTACAGTCCGTACTTTCTGCTCTTAATCTAAGTTATTCTCATATATGCAGAACCTACTGTTAATTTGTTCTCAGAATATGCACGAAGTAATTACCACTGGACGTTTATCAAGCAACTATCAATCAATCAAGATGATTACTATCAATACTTACCCCACTGGCTATATAAACCGGAACAAATAACCACCCTAATAACAGTAAGCAGAATAAACCCtgcaaaataaatcattttttgattCAACCTTTACTATattattgttataaaatttgcTTTAAACATATAAAAGATATCATTACTCATAGAATACGTTATTGAAATACTCAACATATGTGATATTTACgcaaattttataaaacactGAAAGAACCCGCGCACATGTTAGTGTGTGTGTCTGTCTCAATTGAGGAGTCTAATTTGCGTTTTGCTATTCGTATTCTTTGGGATATTGAACGTTTATGCATTTCGTATCTTTACCCAGACGTAGTTTTTAAAGTATTGGCATTTGTTTAAGTCTTTGTTCAACTGTTAATGACCATATAAGTTCCTCTAATTGACTAACCTTAAATAACATACTTACATTGAGTTCATAACTTGCCACTGCAATACCATTGGCCGCACCGGTTCCTGCTAAACCAACAAAACTACCGCTGCCTATGTTACTGGCAAATAAAGAGGCTCCAATCTGGTAATAGAGTAAACACTATATTTCGTAAAGCGTAATGGTAGTTTTAACTGATTATAAACTTTCATAGTAAGCCCACACAGGTACATTTGCCTAGTTTCAGAGTTTGCATGATAACATCTGATTGTAAATTCATTGAAATGCAGTTCTTATCTAAAAGTAATATTGCAGTATTCACCTCCGAAAGTTCTGTAAATAAAAAGACATTTTGAATTCTCCCTATCGCTTCAGATGTTTACCTTCAAAAACAGTTCATGCTTAAGCTCACCCAATAAAAGTTA carries:
- the LOC139519234 gene encoding sodium/glucose cotransporter 4-like isoform X1; this encodes MADNSTIKAFSSAGVTTVDLVVIVIYLLLCLATGIWATWRTQRGSISGYFLAGRDMIWVTIGASLFASNIGSGSFVGLAGTGAANGIAVASYELNGLFCLLLLGWLFVPVYIASGVFTLPEYLKKRFGGQRLQVYMSVLSLIIYVFTKISVDMYAGSIFIQQAVGWDLYTGVIVLLAISAIYTISGGLKAVIYTDTLQTVIMVAGAIVLMVLAFIKVGGLEKIYVLYPEALPTPLIDNSTCGHPTDEAFHLLRDAVTGDIPWPGNVFGISILSCWYFCSDQVLVQRSLAAKNMHHVKGGSILAAYLKILPLFTTVFPGMISRILYTDQIACVDPAVCKIVCDNEAGCTNIAYPKLVVELMPEGLRGLMLAAMMAALMSSLTSVFNSSSTIFTMDIWKRIRAGASDGELLVVGRIFIIALVVISIIWIPVLQASQGGQLFNYIQSVTGYLAPPVLSLFLLAMLWKRTNEKGAFWGSICGLIVGLVRMGLDFGYGSPKCGEEDTRPSVISKVHFLHFTIFLFFFSMIVTIVVSLVTKPVDEKHLIRLTWWSRHSTLTREPYPEEILWEEKSERLKASQASKKRTTEEIPTWRKVVYMICGYEKPKEITRTEEEKLEQIRLLTHIKEDPNWKLFVNLNALLLMCIGIFMWSFFA
- the LOC139519234 gene encoding sodium/glucose cotransporter 4-like isoform X2, coding for MCVLVVYRSNVSDATWRTQRGSISGYFLAGRDMIWVTIGASLFASNIGSGSFVGLAGTGAANGIAVASYELNGLFCLLLLGWLFVPVYIASGVFTLPEYLKKRFGGQRLQVYMSVLSLIIYVFTKISVDMYAGSIFIQQAVGWDLYTGVIVLLAISAIYTISGGLKAVIYTDTLQTVIMVAGAIVLMVLAFIKVGGLEKIYVLYPEALPTPLIDNSTCGHPTDEAFHLLRDAVTGDIPWPGNVFGISILSCWYFCSDQVLVQRSLAAKNMHHVKGGSILAAYLKILPLFTTVFPGMISRILYTDQIACVDPAVCKIVCDNEAGCTNIAYPKLVVELMPEGLRGLMLAAMMAALMSSLTSVFNSSSTIFTMDIWKRIRAGASDGELLVVGRIFIIALVVISIIWIPVLQASQGGQLFNYIQSVTGYLAPPVLSLFLLAMLWKRTNEKGAFWGSICGLIVGLVRMGLDFGYGSPKCGEEDTRPSVISKVHFLHFTIFLFFFSMIVTIVVSLVTKPVDEKHLIRLTWWSRHSTLTREPYPEEILWEEKSERLKASQASKKRTTEEIPTWRKVVYMICGYEKPKEITRTEEEKLEQIRLLTHIKEDPNWKLFVNLNALLLMCIGIFMWSFFA